One Ficedula albicollis isolate OC2 chromosome 26, FicAlb1.5, whole genome shotgun sequence DNA segment encodes these proteins:
- the LOC107604204 gene encoding early nodulin-75-like, whose amino-acid sequence MAAELPRLRAPLPGRMFPPRGPRRGCPRQPGPWWDGPWLCPPAGPGDTWGEPPWHEPPVGEPPWHEPPVGEPPWHEPPVGEPPWHEPPWHEPPQEHQSRKRRRRRHQPGDPRPFPGPAEVPWKEEEEGWAPQDCPPQPPWDDREDFQGAENGFGDAWQPPSPGAPRAFPGPADVLWKEEEEDGRWDCPPQPPWDDRGDFQGFEDGFGDGWYPELPPGPWCEFPGEEPPPPWPPSCPPWWVPCSGGSVCLRGDNAGPQQRWQLSLPGLGLHRHPSCYK is encoded by the exons ATGGCAGCAGAG CTCCCGCGGCTCCGGGCGCCCCTCCCGGGCAGGATGTTCCCCCCGCGGggccccaggaggggctgcccCCGGCAG CCCGGCCCGTGGTGGGATGGGCCAtggctgtgtccccctgctGGCCccggggacacctggggggagCCCCCCTGGCATGAGCCGCCTGTGGGGGAGCCCCCCTGGCATGAGCCGCCTGTTGGGGAGCCCCCCTGGCATGAGCCACCTGTTGGGGAGCCCCCCTGGCATGAGCCCCCCTGGCACGAGCCACCCCAGGAGCACCAGAGCAGGAAACGCCGGCGCAGGCGGCACCAG CCCGGGGACCCCCGACCcttccctggccctgctgaggTCCCgtggaaggaggaggaggagggatgggcCCCCCAGGActgtcccccccagcccccctggGACGACAGAGAAGATTTCCAAGGAGCTGAGAACGGCTTTGGAGACGCCTGGCAGCCG CCCAGTCCCGGAGcccccagagccttccctggccctgctgatGTCCtgtggaaggaggaggaggaggacgggAGATGGGActgtcccccccagcccccctggGATGACAGAGGGGACTTCCAAGGATTTGAGGATGGATTTGGAGACGGCTGGTACCCG gagctgccgCCCGGGCCCTGGTGCGAATTCCCCGGGGAGGAGCCGCCCCCGCCCTGGCCCCCCTCCTGCCCTCCGTGGTGGGTGCCGTGCTCGGGGGGCTCCGTGTGCCTGAGGGGTGACAATGCGGGACCCCAGCAGCGCtggcagctgtccctgcctgggctgggcttgcACAGACACCCCTCCTGTTATAAATGA
- the TOMM6 gene encoding mitochondrial import receptor subunit TOM6 homolog, whose protein sequence is MAAVAAAGAGAVAAPPRGVRAWLRSAFRFATDRNDFRRNLLVNLGLFAAGVWVARNLTDIDLMAPQPVP, encoded by the exons ATGGCGGCGGTAGCGGCGGCAGGAGCgggagcg GTGGCGGCCCCGCCGCGGGGCGTGCGCGCCTGGCTGCGCAGCGCCTTCCGCTTCGCCACCGACCGCAACGACTTCCGCAG GAACCTGCTGGTGAACCTGGGGCTGTTTGCTGCCGGGGTCTGGGTGGCCCGGAACCTGACAGACATCGACCTGATGGCCCCACAGCCCGTCCCATAG
- the USP49 gene encoding ubiquitin carboxyl-terminal hydrolase 49, with protein MDRCKHVGRLRLAQDHSILNPQKWHCVDCHTTESLWACLKCSHVACGRYIEEHALRHFQESRHPLAMEVHELYVFCYLCQDYVLNDNPEGDLKLLRSSLSAIKGQRSGRTLRSTAPGEDGWRRRSPQGQSQMLTALWHRRQALLARALRTWFHKSSRGQLKLREKQQLEELEKKKEAARQRRREMKRQLLEELANTPPRKSARLLSHVHRESLIPRKFREVATASPTSRHVQSSRLKQFYSVRRQPLMTPGVTGLRNLGNTCYMNSILQVLSHLQKFRECFLTLDLCETEELLAKTVNGRARMPGKLANGAAANEPGKPDRVGSSPAGLNGGGSSISRSLELIQPKEPSSKHISLCHELHTLFRVMWSGRWALVSPFAMLHSVWSLIPAFRGYDQQDAQEFLCELLDKVQQELESEGTKRRILIPFSQRKLTKQVLKVVNTIFHGQLLSQVTCRTCNYKSNTVEPFWDLSLEFPERYHSLERGLLPLGQAECLLTEMLAKFTETEALEGRIYACDQCNSKRRKSSPKPLVLSEAKKQLLIYRLPQVLRLHLKRFRWSERNHREKIGVHVLFEQVLDMEPYCCRDCLPSLGAAGSFVYDLSAVVMHHGKGFGSGHYTAYCYNTEGGFWVHCNDSKLNVCSVEEVCKTQAYILFYTQRTLQDKAGIPEKQLQAQVFATQNQ; from the exons ATGGATCGATGCAAACATGTGGGGCGGCTGCGACTGGCCCAGGACCACTCGATCCTGAACCCTCAGAAGTGGCACTGCGTGGACTGCCACACCACCGAGTCGCTCTGGGCCTGCCTCAAGTGCTCGCACGTGGCCTGCGGCCGCTACATCGAGGAGCACGCGCTGAGGCACTTCCAGGAGAGCCGCCACCCCTTGGCCATGGAGGTGCACGAGCTCTACGTCTTCTGCTACCTGTGCCAGGATTATGTGCTGAATGACAACCCCGAGGGGGACCTGAAGCTGCTCAGGAGCTCGCTGTCGGCCATCAAGGGGCAGCGCAGCGGGAGGACGCTGCGCTCCACGGCGCCGGGCGAGGAcggctggaggaggaggagccctCAGGGCCAGTCCCAGATGCTGACGGCGCTGTGGCACCGGCGCCAGGCCCTGCTGGCGAGGGCTCTGCGCACCTGGTTCCACAAGAGCTCCCGGGGACAGCTGAAATTGAGGGAGAAACaacagctggaggagctggagaagaagaaggaggcGGCTCGGCAGCGGCGGCGGGAGATgaagaggcagctcctggaggagtTGGCCAACACTCCCCCGAGGAAAAGCGCCAGGCTGCTGTCCCACGTGCACAGGGAGAGCTTGATCCCAAGGAAATTCAGGGAGGTGGCCACAGCTTCCCCTACCTCAAGGcatgtgcagagcagcaggttgAAGCAGTTCTACTCCGTCCGGCGCCAGCCCCTGATGACGCCCGGCGTGACGGGGCTGAGGAACCTGGGCAACACCTGCTACATGAACTCCATcctgcaggtgctcagccacCTCCAGAAGTTCAGAGAATGTTTCTTGACTCTTGATCTCTGTGAAACAGAAGAACTTTTAGCTAAAACTGTGAATGGCAGGGCGAGGATGCCTGGCAAACTGGCAAACGGGGCTGCTGCTAACGAGCCGGGGAAGCCTGACAGGGTGGGATCGTCTCCAGCCGGCTTGAACGGGGGGGGCTCCTCCATCAGCCGCAGTCTGGAGCTGATCCAGCCCAAGGAGCCCAGCTCCAAGCACATCTCCCTGTGCCACGAGCTGCACACCCTGTTCAGGGTGATGTGGTCAGGCAGGTGGGCCCTGGTGTCCCCCTTTGCCATGCTGCACTCGGTGTGGAGCCTGATCCCCGCCTTCCGCGGCTACGACCAGCAGGACGCGCAGGAGTTCCTGTGCGAGCTGCTGGAcaaggtgcagcaggagctcgAGTCCGAGGGCACCAAGCGCAGGATCCTCATCCCCTTCTCGCAGAGGAAACTCACCAAGCAGGTCCTCAAGGTGGTCAACACCATTTTCCACGGGCAGCTGCTCAGTCAG GTCACCTGCAGGACGTGCAACTACAAATCCAACACGGTGGAGCCTTTCTGGGACCTGTCCCTGGAGTTCCCCGAGCGTTACCACTCCCTGGAGAGGGgcctgctgcccctgggccAGGCTGAGTGCCTGCTGACCGAGATGCTGGCCAAGTTCACCGAGACAGAGGCCCTGGAGGGCAGGATCTACGCCTGTGACCAGTGCAACA GTAAAAGGCGAAAATCTTCTCCCAAACCTCTTGTTCTGAGTGAAGCTAAAAAGCAGTTGCTGATCTACAGACTACCTCAGGTCCTCCGGCTGCACCTTAAACGCTTCAG GTGGTCTGAGCGCAATCACCGCGAGAAGATCGGGGTGCACGTGCTGTTTGAGCAGGTGCTGGACATGGAGCCCTACTGCTGCAGGGACTGCCTGCCCTCGCTGGGAGCCGCCGGCAGCTTCGTGTACGACCTGTCGGCCGTGGTGATGCACCATGGCAAGGGCTTCGGCTCGGGCCACTACACTGCCTACTGCTACAACACCGAGGGAG gtttttgggTGCACTGCAATGACTCCAAACTGAATGTATGTAGTGTGGAGGAGGTGTGCAAGACCCAGGCCTACATCCTCTTCTACACTCAGAGAACGCTGCAGGACAAAGCAGGAATCCCAGAAAAACAACTCCAAGCTCAGGTTTTTGCCACCCAAAACCAGTGA